In Sphingomonas sp. PAMC26645, one DNA window encodes the following:
- a CDS encoding ATP-binding cassette domain-containing protein gives MIRLIDVIKTYPASEAAALDGVSLEIPARGVFGVIGQSGAGKSTLIRLINALERPTSGRVEVDGVDVAALSAADLRALRRRIGMIFQNFGLLSSRTVAANVAFPLVLAGVSKAERETKVAALLDRVGLANHAAKYPAQLSGGQKQRVGIARALATDPDILLCDEATSALDPETTRSVLTLLRDLNRDLGLTIVLITHEMDVVRYVCDRVAVLERGRIVETGDVTDIFANAAHPATQRMLAALAA, from the coding sequence ATGATCCGCCTGATCGACGTCATCAAAACCTACCCGGCGAGCGAGGCGGCCGCCCTGGACGGCGTGTCGCTGGAGATTCCGGCGCGCGGCGTATTTGGCGTCATCGGCCAGTCCGGCGCAGGCAAGTCGACGCTGATCCGCCTTATCAACGCGCTCGAACGCCCGACGTCGGGCCGGGTCGAAGTCGATGGCGTCGACGTAGCCGCTTTGTCGGCGGCGGACCTGCGCGCGCTGCGCCGCCGGATCGGCATGATCTTCCAGAACTTCGGCCTGCTGTCGTCGCGCACGGTCGCCGCAAACGTCGCGTTCCCGCTGGTGCTGGCGGGCGTATCCAAGGCCGAGCGCGAGACGAAAGTCGCCGCGCTGCTCGACCGCGTAGGCCTCGCCAATCACGCCGCCAAATACCCTGCCCAACTCTCCGGCGGCCAGAAGCAGCGCGTCGGCATCGCCCGCGCGCTCGCCACCGATCCCGACATCCTTCTCTGCGACGAAGCGACTAGCGCACTAGACCCCGAAACTACCCGCTCGGTCCTCACACTGCTCCGCGACCTCAACCGAGACCTCGGCCTGACGATCGTCCTCATCACCCACGAAATGGATGTCGTCCGCTACGTCTGCGACCGCGTCGCCGTCCTCGAGCGCGGCCGCATCGTCGAGACCGGAGACGTTACCGACATCTTCGCCAACGCCGCGCACCCGGCAACGCAGCGCATGCTGGCGGCGCTGGCAGCATGA
- a CDS encoding LLM class flavin-dependent oxidoreductase, whose protein sequence is MRYGYWTPVFGGWLRNVPDEGMEASWAYTKALTQNAERWGYDLTLIAELNLNDIKGIEQPALDAWSTAAALAAVTDSIELMVAVRPNFHHPALFAKAAANIDRISGSRLALNVVSSWWADEAKQYGLQFDQHDDRYARTAEWLTVVDGLWTQERFDFAGQFYTTEQAICAPKPAKRPTVYAGGESEKAKAMIAAQCDAYVMHGDPADAIAPKIADMAARREAAGGAPMQYGMAAYAIVRDSEAEAKRELERITSVTELPAGYANFDQWLSGTQLERELKIQEYSVSNRGLRPNLVGTPEQLKERVAEYEAAGLDLLLLQMSPQAEEMERFAAQVMGTA, encoded by the coding sequence ATGCGCTATGGTTACTGGACTCCCGTCTTCGGCGGCTGGCTTCGCAACGTCCCCGACGAGGGGATGGAGGCGAGCTGGGCGTACACCAAGGCGCTGACGCAGAACGCCGAGCGCTGGGGTTACGACCTGACGCTGATCGCCGAGCTGAACCTCAACGACATCAAGGGCATCGAACAGCCCGCGCTCGATGCGTGGTCGACCGCGGCGGCGCTCGCGGCGGTGACCGACAGCATCGAGCTGATGGTCGCGGTTCGCCCGAACTTCCACCACCCCGCGCTGTTCGCCAAAGCCGCCGCGAACATCGATCGGATCTCGGGCAGCCGCCTCGCGCTCAACGTCGTGTCGTCCTGGTGGGCGGACGAAGCCAAGCAATACGGCCTCCAGTTCGACCAGCACGACGATCGCTACGCGCGCACCGCCGAGTGGCTGACCGTGGTCGACGGGCTCTGGACGCAGGAGCGCTTCGACTTCGCCGGCCAGTTCTACACCACCGAACAGGCGATCTGCGCGCCCAAGCCCGCCAAGCGCCCGACCGTCTACGCGGGCGGCGAAAGCGAGAAGGCCAAGGCGATGATCGCCGCGCAGTGCGACGCGTACGTCATGCACGGCGACCCCGCCGACGCGATCGCGCCGAAGATCGCCGACATGGCGGCGCGACGCGAGGCAGCTGGCGGCGCGCCGATGCAATACGGCATGGCTGCCTACGCGATCGTCCGCGACAGCGAGGCGGAGGCCAAGCGCGAGCTGGAGCGCATCACCAGCGTCACCGAACTCCCCGCCGGCTATGCGAATTTCGACCAGTGGCTGTCAGGTACGCAACTCGAACGCGAGTTGAAGATCCAGGAATACTCCGTCTCCAACCGCGGCCTGCGTCCCAACCTGGTCGGCACGCCCGAGCAGCTGAAGGAGCGTGTCGCCGAATACGAAGCCGCCGGTCTCGACCTGTTGCTACTCCAGATGAGTCCGCAGGCCGAGGAAATGGAGCGGTTCGCCGCGCAGGTCATGGGCACCGCATGA
- a CDS encoding alpha-L-glutamate ligase — MTDLAILYEHPLWFEPLFAALDRRGVHFSRATPDGFWNPADQSAPAPVVFNRIAMSSFLRNDEHPIFDTMAMLDHWRRTGARVINGTDVLAIDASKARQLSLIASLGLAIPETRVVHRAADVVPAAQTLRFPLVVKANIGGSGAGIVRFDSLDELRTAVADAGLPSSVDGVLLVQEYVPVRDGAITRIETLDRKFLYAIEVAGGGAFDLCPADACVVPGSGIRMAAVEPSQTLKDAAEAIANAVDLDVGGVEVMIDDRDGVARFYDINALSNFVAKPLETLGWDPHDRLVDYLIEQIEKAR; from the coding sequence ATGACCGATCTCGCCATTCTCTACGAGCACCCGCTCTGGTTCGAACCGCTGTTCGCCGCCCTCGACCGCCGAGGCGTCCACTTCTCGCGCGCGACGCCGGACGGCTTCTGGAACCCCGCCGACCAGAGCGCCCCCGCCCCCGTCGTCTTCAACCGCATCGCGATGTCGAGTTTCCTGCGCAACGACGAGCATCCGATCTTCGACACGATGGCGATGCTCGATCACTGGCGGCGCACTGGCGCGCGCGTGATCAACGGCACCGACGTGCTCGCGATCGACGCCTCGAAGGCCCGCCAATTGTCGCTGATCGCCTCGCTCGGCCTCGCGATCCCCGAGACACGCGTCGTCCACCGCGCCGCCGACGTCGTCCCCGCCGCGCAGACGCTCCGCTTCCCGCTGGTTGTGAAGGCGAACATCGGCGGATCCGGCGCAGGCATCGTCCGCTTCGACAGCCTCGACGAACTCCGCACCGCCGTCGCCGACGCCGGCCTGCCAAGCAGCGTCGACGGAGTCCTGCTGGTCCAGGAATACGTCCCCGTCCGCGACGGCGCGATCACCCGGATCGAGACGCTCGACCGCAAATTCCTCTACGCGATAGAGGTCGCCGGCGGCGGCGCATTCGATCTCTGCCCGGCGGATGCGTGCGTCGTCCCCGGCTCCGGCATCAGGATGGCCGCGGTCGAGCCTTCGCAGACGTTGAAGGACGCCGCCGAAGCGATCGCCAACGCGGTTGATCTCGACGTCGGCGGTGTCGAGGTGATGATCGACGACCGTGACGGCGTCGCGCGCTTCTACGACATCAACGCGCTGTCGAACTTCGTCGCCAAGCCCCTCGAAACACTCGGCTGGGATCCCCACGACCGCCTCGTCGATTACCTGATCGAACAGATCGAGAAGGCCCGCTGA
- a CDS encoding peptidylprolyl isomerase produces the protein MTSRFVTLALAVLGAVSVSAQEAPLAPSPAVPATVSIVMTTSEGPITLALEKERAPLTTANFLRYVDQKRLDGVTFYRAMKLGADAGLIQGGPQGEVKRLLPPVKHEPTSQTGLSHVDATISMARFAPGSATADFFITVGPVLSLDANPAGSGDTAGFAAFGHVVEGMDVVKRILAAPTSPTAGVGVMKGQMIAAPVKILTVRRVK, from the coding sequence ATGACCTCCAGATTCGTCACGCTCGCTCTTGCCGTTCTCGGCGCCGTTTCCGTCTCGGCGCAGGAGGCTCCGCTGGCGCCCTCGCCCGCTGTACCGGCGACCGTCTCGATCGTGATGACGACGAGCGAGGGGCCGATCACGCTGGCGCTGGAGAAGGAGCGTGCGCCGCTGACGACCGCTAATTTTCTGCGCTATGTCGACCAGAAGCGGCTCGATGGGGTGACGTTCTACCGCGCGATGAAGCTCGGCGCGGACGCGGGGTTGATCCAGGGCGGGCCGCAGGGCGAGGTGAAACGTCTGCTGCCGCCGGTGAAGCATGAGCCGACCAGCCAGACCGGGCTGTCGCATGTCGACGCGACGATCTCGATGGCAAGGTTTGCGCCGGGGAGCGCGACGGCGGATTTCTTCATTACCGTCGGGCCGGTGTTGTCGCTCGATGCGAACCCCGCGGGGAGCGGGGATACGGCTGGGTTCGCGGCGTTTGGGCATGTGGTGGAGGGGATGGACGTGGTGAAGCGCATTCTTGCTGCGCCGACTTCGCCTACTGCCGGGGTCGGGGTGATGAAGGGGCAGATGATCGCCGCGCCGGTGAAGATTTTGACGGTTCGGCGGGTGAAGTAA
- a CDS encoding YegS/Rv2252/BmrU family lipid kinase, with translation MSNDTITSAALVVNAKSRKGQKLFKRACAAMSGLPYEVDAHAVEDPKDLEATVLRALAKKPDLLILGGGDGTVSGLVDLMVGHDVILGVLPLGTANSFARTLGIPLNIEGAVEVIRTGKPRRIDLGMIDGDYFANCAAMGISPKIAETVPHGLKKVFGKVGYLAWATYQYMRFRPFTLIVGEDPTAVKIRVVEVRISNGPYHGGTELVDAAAVDSGEIVVQAVMGHVKRRLVQNWYASVFRLESRHEKVRDFRGKSLKINTIPPLPISIDGEVLAKTPVTAKVAAGIIRVMAPA, from the coding sequence ATGTCGAACGATACGATCACGTCTGCCGCGCTCGTCGTCAACGCCAAGTCGCGCAAGGGCCAGAAGCTGTTCAAGCGCGCGTGTGCGGCGATGTCGGGGCTGCCTTATGAGGTCGACGCGCATGCCGTCGAGGATCCGAAGGACCTGGAGGCGACGGTATTGCGGGCGCTCGCGAAGAAGCCGGACTTGCTGATCCTCGGCGGCGGCGACGGTACGGTCAGCGGCTTGGTCGACCTGATGGTCGGCCACGACGTAATCCTGGGCGTCCTACCGCTCGGCACCGCCAACAGTTTCGCGCGCACGCTCGGCATTCCGCTGAATATCGAGGGCGCGGTGGAGGTGATCCGGACCGGCAAGCCACGTCGCATCGATCTCGGCATGATCGACGGCGATTATTTCGCAAACTGCGCCGCGATGGGCATCAGCCCGAAGATCGCCGAGACGGTCCCGCACGGCCTCAAGAAGGTCTTCGGCAAGGTCGGCTATCTGGCGTGGGCGACGTATCAGTACATGCGCTTCCGTCCGTTCACGCTGATCGTCGGCGAGGACCCGACCGCGGTGAAGATCCGCGTCGTCGAGGTGCGAATCTCGAACGGGCCGTATCACGGCGGCACCGAACTGGTCGACGCAGCGGCGGTCGATTCGGGCGAGATCGTCGTGCAGGCGGTGATGGGGCATGTGAAGCGGCGGCTGGTGCAGAACTGGTATGCCAGCGTATTCCGGCTCGAGTCGCGCCACGAGAAGGTGCGGGACTTTCGGGGCAAGAGCCTGAAGATCAACACGATCCCCCCGCTGCCAATCTCGATCGACGGCGAAGTGCTGGCGAAGACCCCGGTAACGGCGAAGGTCGCGGCCGGAATCATCCGGGTGATGGCGCCGGCCTGA
- the hemB gene encoding porphobilinogen synthase, whose protein sequence is MTASYPALRLRRTRASAWSRRLHAETVLTPADLIWPLFVTEGAGVEQPIASLPGVSRWSVDGIVARGREARDLGIPCIALFPYTQVERRTEDGREALNPDNLMCQAIRALKDAVPEVGVLTDVALDPYTSHGHDGLVDAAGYVVNDTTAEMLVAQALNQANAGADIIAPSDMMDGRIGMIRSALEAESHHNVQIMSYAAKYASAFYGPFRDAVGSRGLLKGDKKTYQMDNANAEEALREVAMDLAEGADTVMVKPGLPYLDIIVRVRQAFEVPVFAYQVSGEYAMIEHAVAAGAAERDVMVLETLMSFKRAGCSGVLTYHAAHAAKLLGG, encoded by the coding sequence ATGACCGCAAGCTATCCCGCGCTTCGCCTCCGTCGCACCCGCGCCTCCGCCTGGAGCCGCCGCCTCCATGCCGAGACCGTGCTGACTCCCGCCGACCTGATCTGGCCGCTGTTCGTCACCGAAGGAGCCGGCGTCGAGCAACCGATCGCCAGCCTGCCGGGCGTGTCGCGCTGGTCGGTCGACGGGATCGTCGCGCGTGGCCGCGAGGCGCGCGACCTCGGCATCCCGTGCATCGCCCTGTTCCCGTATACGCAGGTCGAGCGCCGGACCGAGGATGGTCGCGAGGCGCTCAACCCCGACAACCTCATGTGCCAGGCGATCCGTGCGCTGAAGGATGCGGTGCCCGAGGTCGGCGTGCTGACCGACGTCGCGCTCGATCCTTATACGAGCCACGGCCATGACGGGCTGGTCGACGCGGCTGGCTATGTCGTCAACGACACGACCGCCGAGATGCTCGTCGCGCAGGCGCTCAACCAGGCGAACGCGGGCGCCGATATCATCGCGCCGTCGGACATGATGGACGGCCGGATCGGCATGATTCGCAGCGCGCTCGAGGCGGAGTCGCACCACAACGTCCAGATCATGTCTTACGCAGCCAAGTACGCCAGCGCGTTCTACGGGCCGTTCCGCGATGCGGTAGGCTCGCGCGGTCTGCTGAAGGGCGACAAGAAGACGTACCAGATGGACAATGCCAACGCCGAGGAAGCATTGCGCGAGGTCGCGATGGACCTGGCGGAGGGCGCCGACACGGTGATGGTCAAGCCCGGCCTGCCGTATCTCGACATCATCGTCCGCGTCCGCCAGGCGTTCGAAGTGCCGGTGTTCGCGTACCAGGTGTCGGGCGAATACGCGATGATCGAGCACGCCGTCGCAGCGGGTGCGGCGGAGCGCGACGTCATGGTGCTGGAGACGCTGATGTCGTTCAAGCGCGCGGGCTGCTCGGGCGTGCTGACCTACCACGCGGCGCATGCGGCGAAATTGCTCGGCGGATGA
- a CDS encoding GNAT family N-acetyltransferase, whose protein sequence is MIETERLILRGWRDDDAALHHAMCADPAVMAYLGPAPTLADSTAVVARQKAMFADYGACFWALERRDTGAFIGWCGIKPGPVGTPIDGKPEIGWSLVQSEWGQGYAREAAEASLAWGWHELNLPTVWAITVPANTGSRTLMERLGMTRVVDGDFDHPKLAEGDRLRRHILYRIDRPAHV, encoded by the coding sequence ATGATCGAGACCGAACGGCTGATCTTGCGCGGCTGGCGTGATGACGATGCCGCCTTGCATCATGCGATGTGCGCCGATCCGGCGGTGATGGCGTATCTCGGGCCGGCGCCGACGCTGGCCGACTCCACCGCGGTGGTGGCGCGCCAGAAGGCGATGTTCGCCGACTATGGCGCGTGCTTCTGGGCGCTCGAACGACGGGATACCGGCGCGTTTATCGGCTGGTGCGGGATCAAGCCCGGCCCGGTCGGTACGCCGATCGACGGGAAACCCGAGATCGGCTGGAGTCTCGTTCAAAGCGAATGGGGGCAGGGCTATGCGCGGGAGGCAGCGGAGGCTTCCCTCGCCTGGGGTTGGCATGAGCTGAACCTTCCGACGGTCTGGGCGATCACCGTCCCTGCAAACACGGGCAGCCGCACACTCATGGAACGGCTCGGGATGACGCGCGTGGTCGACGGCGATTTCGATCACCCGAAGCTCGCCGAAGGTGACCGCCTTCGCCGCCACATCCTCTACCGGATCGACCGTCCCGCCCATGTCTGA
- a CDS encoding fused MFS/spermidine synthase, giving the protein MSDTDAMEVRPLMARWCRTMFVATILTGSFLLFLVQPMVARMALPRLGGAPAVWNSAMVVYQALLLAGYAYAHWLGRVRPRAQAAIHLGVLIVAALWLPIGLIAMDLPADALPALWVPWLLGLSIGPLFFAVSAQAPLIQRWFSAASGGGDPYALYAASNLGSFAGLIAYPLLVEPLMAVHGQSLLWSGGYLLLIVLVLACATRLPKTAAVDHVAATSAPPGAKRIAHWIALALVPSGMMLATSTYITTDIVAMPLLWVIPLGLYLLSFSVAFANDRWLADLLTRIAPITILLFGGIIMGGVNERPFFSAGIALVLLFMVSVALHTTLYRKRPAPDRLTGFYLAMSAGGALGGVFAALVAPVVFDWTYEYPLLILAAGALVPQIYLFGRFRALWMGKGPARHIALLAIVCALVILTGLRIGNPDGVFGEGRQGLVFLVIAAIGFVAIGARRPYMVVLAGALVLFGGYRSLEFSLDPGARVRSYFGVYTVRDEPGPNGGTRELDHGTTVHGIQLRGSPERERTPTTYYAAGSGVGQAMQAAPTLYGPQARIGVVGLGTGTLSCYARPGQRWRFYEIDPAVARIARDTGQFTYLSRCLSKSEIRMGDARIALAHDTPNSLDLLALDAFSSDSVPMHLMTREAFATYGRVLSQGGLLLVHISNRFIDLEPVIAAAAREGGWTAVELKYRPSSLLVDRASASDWVALSRDPRAIAALQSGDPAWAPLMPRKGFTAWTDDYSTILPLLKGF; this is encoded by the coding sequence ATGTCTGACACCGATGCGATGGAAGTGCGGCCGCTGATGGCGCGCTGGTGCCGGACGATGTTCGTCGCGACGATCCTGACGGGGTCGTTCCTGTTGTTCCTGGTCCAGCCGATGGTGGCGCGGATGGCGTTGCCGCGGCTGGGCGGGGCGCCCGCGGTCTGGAACTCGGCGATGGTGGTGTACCAGGCGTTGCTGCTCGCGGGCTATGCGTATGCGCATTGGCTCGGGCGGGTGAGGCCGCGGGCGCAGGCGGCGATCCACCTTGGCGTGCTGATCGTTGCGGCGTTGTGGTTGCCGATCGGGTTGATCGCGATGGACCTGCCGGCGGATGCGCTGCCGGCTTTGTGGGTGCCGTGGCTGCTCGGGCTGTCGATCGGGCCGTTGTTCTTCGCGGTCTCCGCGCAGGCGCCTTTGATCCAGCGCTGGTTCAGCGCGGCGAGCGGCGGCGGCGATCCCTATGCGCTGTATGCCGCGTCGAACCTCGGCAGTTTCGCGGGGCTGATCGCGTATCCGTTGCTGGTCGAGCCGCTGATGGCGGTGCACGGCCAGAGCTTGCTGTGGAGCGGCGGGTATCTGCTGCTGATCGTGCTGGTGCTCGCCTGCGCCACGCGCCTGCCCAAGACCGCGGCGGTCGATCACGTTGCGGCGACCAGCGCGCCGCCGGGTGCAAAGCGAATCGCGCATTGGATCGCGCTGGCGCTCGTGCCGTCGGGGATGATGCTAGCGACATCGACCTACATCACGACCGATATCGTCGCGATGCCGCTGCTGTGGGTGATCCCGCTCGGGCTGTATCTGCTGAGCTTCAGCGTGGCGTTTGCGAACGATCGCTGGCTCGCCGACCTGCTCACGCGGATCGCGCCGATCACGATTCTGCTGTTCGGCGGGATCATCATGGGCGGGGTCAACGAGCGGCCGTTCTTCAGCGCGGGAATCGCGCTGGTGTTGCTGTTCATGGTCTCGGTCGCGCTGCACACCACGCTGTATCGCAAGCGGCCGGCGCCCGATCGTCTGACCGGGTTCTATCTCGCGATGTCGGCGGGTGGTGCGCTTGGTGGCGTGTTCGCCGCGCTGGTGGCGCCCGTGGTGTTCGACTGGACGTATGAGTATCCGCTGCTGATCCTCGCGGCGGGCGCGCTGGTGCCGCAAATCTATCTGTTCGGACGATTTCGTGCGCTGTGGATGGGGAAGGGGCCGGCGAGGCATATCGCGCTGCTCGCGATCGTCTGCGCGTTGGTCATCCTTACCGGGTTGCGGATCGGCAATCCCGATGGCGTGTTCGGCGAGGGGCGCCAGGGCCTCGTCTTCCTGGTGATAGCCGCGATCGGATTCGTCGCGATCGGCGCGCGGCGGCCGTACATGGTCGTGCTGGCGGGGGCGCTGGTGCTGTTCGGCGGGTATCGCTCACTCGAGTTCTCGCTCGATCCGGGCGCGCGGGTGCGGAGTTATTTTGGCGTCTATACCGTGCGAGACGAGCCGGGGCCGAACGGCGGCACGCGCGAACTCGATCATGGGACGACGGTGCACGGCATCCAGTTGCGCGGTTCGCCTGAGCGCGAGCGGACGCCGACGACCTATTACGCGGCAGGATCGGGTGTCGGTCAGGCGATGCAAGCCGCGCCCACCTTGTACGGCCCGCAGGCGCGGATCGGTGTAGTCGGGCTCGGGACGGGGACGCTCTCCTGCTATGCGAGACCGGGGCAGCGCTGGCGGTTCTACGAGATCGATCCGGCGGTGGCGCGGATCGCGCGGGATACCGGGCAGTTCACCTATCTATCGCGGTGCCTGTCCAAGTCGGAGATCCGGATGGGCGATGCGCGGATCGCGTTGGCGCATGATACGCCCAACAGTCTCGACCTGCTCGCGCTCGATGCGTTCTCTTCGGATTCGGTGCCGATGCACCTGATGACGCGCGAGGCGTTCGCGACCTATGGCCGGGTGCTGTCGCAGGGCGGCCTGTTGCTGGTGCATATCTCGAACCGGTTCATCGATCTGGAGCCGGTGATCGCGGCGGCGGCGCGCGAGGGCGGGTGGACTGCGGTCGAGCTGAAATACCGCCCGTCGAGCTTGCTGGTCGATCGCGCGTCGGCGTCGGACTGGGTGGCGTTGTCGCGCGATCCGCGTGCGATTGCCGCGTTGCAGTCGGGTGACCCCGCGTGGGCACCGCTCATGCCGCGCAAGGGCTTCACCGCGTGGACCGACGATTATTCGACGATCCTGCCGTTGCTGAAGGGGTTCTAG
- a CDS encoding alpha/beta hydrolase — protein sequence MDPQARTILDTIQTLAPNADPHADDAQWLADFRYQTALLKTFSGDPEPVHAITHLMLPSEPGPLTVRLYRPKPGPLPLLLHIHGGGAIAGSIDGHDPALRALANRTGWLVAAPAYRLAPEHRFPAQLDDSWTALQGLVAQADTLDIDLSRVVVSGDSIGGTLATALASRAASEGEPDLKGQILLYPNTDLRRDATYLSRQSEDGNIIDAKSLERQIDLYLASDADRTDRHASPILADDFTALPPTLLVTCENDPLRDEGEAYGQHLHDAGVTVDHDRFDGMIHAFLQMGGRLDATDRLLDRIARWLDAR from the coding sequence GTGGATCCACAGGCTCGAACGATACTCGACACGATACAGACACTCGCCCCGAACGCCGATCCGCACGCGGACGACGCGCAGTGGCTCGCCGACTTCCGCTACCAGACGGCGCTGCTGAAGACCTTCTCTGGCGATCCGGAACCGGTGCACGCGATCACGCACCTTATGCTGCCGTCCGAGCCCGGACCGCTGACCGTGCGGCTCTATCGCCCGAAACCCGGTCCGTTGCCGCTGCTGCTACACATCCACGGCGGCGGCGCGATCGCCGGGTCGATCGACGGCCACGATCCGGCGTTGCGCGCGCTGGCGAACCGGACCGGCTGGCTGGTCGCCGCGCCCGCCTATCGCCTGGCGCCCGAACACCGCTTCCCCGCGCAACTCGACGATAGCTGGACGGCGCTGCAGGGCCTCGTCGCACAAGCCGACACGCTGGATATCGACCTGTCGCGCGTCGTCGTCTCCGGGGACAGCATAGGCGGTACGCTCGCGACCGCCCTCGCCTCCCGCGCAGCGTCCGAAGGCGAACCAGACCTAAAAGGCCAGATCCTGCTCTACCCCAACACCGACCTGCGCCGCGATGCCACCTACCTGTCGCGGCAAAGCGAAGACGGCAACATCATCGACGCGAAGTCCTTGGAGCGGCAGATCGACCTGTACCTAGCTTCGGATGCAGACCGCACCGACCGCCACGCGTCACCCATCCTGGCAGACGACTTCACTGCCCTGCCCCCGACGCTGCTGGTAACCTGCGAGAACGACCCGCTACGCGACGAGGGCGAAGCCTATGGCCAGCATCTGCACGACGCAGGCGTTACGGTCGACCACGACCGGTTCGACGGCATGATCCACGCCTTCCTGCAGATGGGCGGAAGGCTGGACGCGACCGACCGGCTGCTCGATCGCATCGCCCGCTGGCTCGACGCCCGATGA
- a CDS encoding alpha/beta hydrolase — MKRTGKRLIGGALLAAVSGIGLSLYSSRVARLAEDLVPAEGRFLDVAGARLHYIDVGSGPAIVMVHGLAGQLRNFSYALVDLLKDDYRVIVVDRPGSGYSTATGAMPGIIGQGAIIADFIQKLGLDRPLLVGHSLGGALSLAVGLDHPHLVRALALIAPLTQPLEQVPESFRGLARIPSGARLAFAQVLGTPLSRLTAKKTLEGVFAPEAVPEDFITRGGGALSARPIAIAAAAADLAGANDDVTAMVARYAEIGLPVRILFGRQDAILDPAWNGHRTAAIIPGAKIDTIEGGHMIPITAPEACARFVRAAFAAG, encoded by the coding sequence ATGAAGCGAACGGGTAAGCGATTGATCGGCGGGGCGCTGCTGGCGGCAGTATCGGGGATCGGGCTGTCGCTCTATTCGAGCCGCGTCGCACGGCTTGCCGAGGACCTGGTGCCGGCGGAAGGGCGTTTTCTCGACGTCGCGGGCGCTCGACTGCATTATATCGACGTCGGCAGCGGGCCGGCGATCGTCATGGTCCACGGGCTCGCCGGGCAGTTGCGCAACTTCAGCTATGCGCTCGTCGACCTGCTGAAAGACGACTACCGCGTGATCGTCGTCGATCGGCCGGGGTCGGGCTATTCGACCGCGACGGGGGCGATGCCGGGGATCATCGGGCAGGGCGCGATCATCGCCGACTTCATCCAGAAGCTCGGGCTCGATCGGCCGTTGCTGGTCGGGCATTCGCTGGGCGGTGCGCTCAGCCTCGCGGTCGGGCTCGACCATCCGCATCTGGTTCGCGCGCTCGCCCTGATCGCACCGCTGACGCAGCCGTTGGAGCAGGTGCCGGAGAGCTTCCGCGGGCTCGCTCGGATTCCGTCGGGTGCGCGGCTGGCGTTCGCGCAGGTGCTGGGGACGCCGCTCAGTCGGCTGACCGCGAAGAAGACGTTGGAAGGCGTGTTTGCGCCTGAGGCTGTGCCGGAGGATTTTATAACGCGGGGCGGCGGTGCGTTGTCGGCTCGGCCGATCGCGATCGCGGCGGCGGCTGCGGATCTTGCCGGGGCGAACGACGATGTGACGGCGATGGTCGCGCGGTATGCGGAGATCGGTTTGCCGGTGCGGATATTGTTCGGGCGGCAGGATGCGATTCTTGACCCGGCGTGGAATGGGCACCGGACTGCGGCGATTATTCCGGGGGCTAAGATCGACACGATCGAGGGCGGGCATATGATCCCGATCACTGCGCCGGAGGCTTGTGCGCGGTTTGTAAGGGCTGCGTTTGCGGCTGGGTGA
- a CDS encoding DUF952 domain-containing protein, with amino-acid sequence MSRDPIAYKVLTGEQLATLESGSFVGAPVDVADGYIHLSTAEQLTETVDKHFAGQSDLHVAAIDLEALGDDVKWEESRGGQLFPHVYGGPLLLEVVLSYGPLERDDKGKVKLPVAG; translated from the coding sequence ATGAGCCGCGATCCGATCGCGTACAAGGTGCTGACGGGGGAGCAGCTGGCGACTCTGGAAAGCGGGAGCTTTGTGGGTGCGCCGGTGGATGTGGCCGACGGCTATATCCACCTTTCGACCGCCGAGCAGCTGACGGAGACGGTCGATAAGCACTTCGCCGGTCAGTCGGACCTGCACGTGGCCGCGATCGATCTCGAAGCGCTCGGCGACGACGTGAAATGGGAAGAGTCGCGTGGCGGGCAGTTGTTCCCGCACGTCTATGGCGGGCCGCTGCTGCTCGAGGTCGTGTTGTCCTACGGCCCGTTGGAACGAGACGACAAGGGCAAGGTGAAGCTCCCCGTCGCGGGCTGA